A portion of the Algisphaera agarilytica genome contains these proteins:
- a CDS encoding sugar phosphate isomerase/epimerase family protein, producing the protein MAILLCTACSAVSEDTAVSEPPPVGSQDTPAAEPQPSDATPEATTYGPKDFEAHGWTIVCQAVTFNDHTFTSAPDQLEKLGIKEVMAYRGQIVGGGFDEKFEFTTMSQEARDYVKQLTAEKGITIRHYGVVNAKTPEDWRKLFEFAQELGIQAIVSEPEYDELEMVDALAQEFDIRVGIHNHPLPTKYWHPDIVIHHIKDLSDHMGISGDTGNWARSGLDPLECIKKLEPLDGRIVEIQIKDMTHGYNVPLGTGQSDVAAMLRELKSQNYQGPFVIEYFTKRDTKLNEIRESLDHLYRVAAWIE; encoded by the coding sequence TTGGCTATTCTGCTGTGCACCGCGTGTTCGGCGGTGAGTGAAGACACCGCGGTTTCGGAACCGCCGCCGGTTGGGTCTCAAGACACCCCGGCCGCCGAGCCGCAGCCTTCCGACGCAACGCCCGAGGCCACTACCTACGGCCCCAAAGACTTCGAAGCCCACGGATGGACCATCGTTTGCCAGGCCGTCACCTTCAACGATCACACCTTCACCTCCGCGCCCGACCAGCTCGAGAAGCTCGGCATCAAGGAAGTCATGGCGTACCGCGGCCAGATCGTTGGCGGCGGCTTCGACGAAAAGTTTGAGTTCACGACGATGAGTCAGGAGGCCCGCGACTACGTCAAACAACTCACCGCGGAGAAGGGCATCACCATCCGCCACTACGGAGTGGTGAATGCCAAGACCCCCGAAGACTGGCGCAAGTTGTTTGAGTTTGCCCAGGAGCTGGGGATCCAGGCGATCGTCAGCGAGCCGGAGTACGACGAGCTGGAGATGGTCGATGCGCTGGCACAGGAATTCGACATCCGTGTGGGCATCCACAACCACCCGCTGCCGACCAAGTACTGGCACCCCGATATCGTGATCCACCACATCAAGGACCTCAGCGATCACATGGGCATCAGCGGTGACACCGGCAACTGGGCCCGCTCCGGCCTCGATCCGCTGGAGTGCATCAAGAAGCTCGAACCCCTCGACGGCCGAATCGTAGAGATACAGATCAAAGACATGACCCACGGCTACAACGTCCCCCTCGGCACCGGCCAGAGCGACGTGGCGGCCATGCTGCGGGAGCTCAAAAGCCAGAACTACCAAGGCCCGTTCGTGATCGAATACTTCACCAAACGCGACACCAAGCTGAACGAGATCCGCGAATCCCTGGACCACCTCTACCGCGTGGCCGCCTGGATCGAGTAG
- a CDS encoding Gfo/Idh/MocA family oxidoreductase, whose amino-acid sequence MKTTLNRRTFLKASAATAVGTGVVPTFSIGQPGPSPNSKLNIAMIGAGNIAAMAYGPCNRENIVALADTDENMFLQHAEKFPQLNDAKKYKDFRVMLDEMDSEIDAVCINTPDHTHFVATIAAMERGKHVITQKPLTHNIWEAQTLKKAKDKYGVVTNMAVQGHTFDGIRQMREWYEAGVLGEVTEAHSWMSGPWWTKPGAEKPNPYWQKPEVLPPAAMDAPDNLDWDLWLGPVAADVAYNSVYHPKTWRGYHAFGNGLIGDWMPHISDAPISILDLYDPVSVELEEVEGGDDIVVPNGNRVRWDFERRGDKAPCTFYWHNGAPGKFAPAKPEAWTWSEKLPNAGSLFIGDKSVGYTDNRSNKPRLANKDEARAFKEAGYPEEVYPRIKGGPFGEWIRAIKGDGPEPGANFDFAAPFTVTQLLGALAIRHGGKIEWDGAKGEITNRPELNAFVKPRVRPGWEYGEDLWT is encoded by the coding sequence TTGAAAACTACCCTGAACCGTCGGACCTTCCTCAAAGCCTCTGCCGCCACCGCGGTGGGAACCGGTGTGGTGCCCACGTTTTCGATCGGCCAGCCGGGCCCCTCGCCCAACAGCAAGCTCAACATCGCCATGATCGGCGCGGGCAACATCGCCGCCATGGCCTACGGCCCGTGCAACCGTGAGAACATCGTCGCCCTGGCGGACACCGACGAGAACATGTTCCTCCAGCACGCCGAGAAGTTCCCCCAGCTCAACGACGCGAAAAAGTACAAAGACTTCCGCGTCATGCTCGACGAGATGGACAGCGAGATTGACGCGGTCTGCATCAACACGCCCGACCACACCCACTTCGTCGCCACGATCGCCGCCATGGAACGCGGCAAGCACGTCATCACCCAGAAGCCGCTGACCCACAACATCTGGGAAGCCCAGACGCTCAAGAAAGCTAAGGACAAGTACGGCGTCGTCACCAACATGGCGGTGCAGGGCCACACCTTCGACGGCATTCGTCAGATGCGCGAATGGTACGAAGCCGGCGTGCTCGGCGAAGTCACCGAAGCCCACAGCTGGATGAGCGGCCCGTGGTGGACCAAGCCCGGTGCCGAGAAGCCCAACCCCTATTGGCAGAAGCCCGAGGTCCTGCCCCCCGCGGCCATGGACGCCCCGGACAACCTCGACTGGGACCTGTGGCTCGGCCCCGTCGCGGCGGACGTTGCGTACAACAGCGTCTACCACCCCAAGACCTGGCGCGGCTACCACGCCTTCGGCAACGGCCTCATCGGCGACTGGATGCCCCACATCTCCGACGCCCCGATCTCCATCCTCGATCTCTACGACCCCGTCTCGGTTGAACTCGAGGAAGTCGAAGGCGGCGACGACATCGTCGTGCCCAACGGCAACCGCGTCCGCTGGGACTTCGAACGCCGCGGCGACAAAGCGCCCTGTACCTTCTACTGGCACAACGGTGCACCCGGCAAGTTCGCTCCCGCGAAGCCCGAAGCTTGGACCTGGAGTGAAAAGTTGCCCAACGCCGGCTCGCTGTTCATCGGCGATAAATCCGTCGGCTACACCGACAACCGCTCCAACAAGCCCCGCCTCGCCAACAAAGACGAAGCCCGCGCCTTCAAAGAAGCCGGCTACCCCGAAGAGGTCTACCCCCGCATCAAGGGCGGCCCGTTCGGCGAGTGGATCCGCGCGATCAAGGGCGACGGCCCCGAGCCCGGTGCCAACTTCGACTTCGCCGCTCCGTTCACCGTCACCCAACTCCTGGGCGCCCTGGCCATCCGCCACGGCGGCAAGATCGAATGGGACGGCGCGAAGGGCGAGATCACCAACCGCCCCGAACTCAACGCTTTTGTCAAGCCCCGCGTCCGACCCGGCTGGGAGTACGGCGAAGACCTCTGGACGTGA
- a CDS encoding Gfo/Idh/MocA family protein → MSRSMNRRTFLKATAATAAGAGAIPSFSIGQPGPSANSKLNIAMIGAGNIAGMAYWGCNNENIVALADVDENMFLQKAEEFPQLEKARKFKDFRVMLDEMENEIDAVCINTPDHTHFVATIAAMERGMHVITQKPLTHNIWEAQTLQKAKHKYGVVTNMAVQGHTYDGIRQMREWYEADVFGQITEVRSFFGGPGWREFDGDPNNNHYFMRPDVLPPVEQPVPSHLDWDLWKGPSTTDLPYHGVYHPKGWRGYYPFGNGLIGDWLAHVSDAPVWILDLYDPVSVELEMVLNGSDVIVPDANVVRWDFERRGDKAPCTFYWHNGWGKYMPDKPEEWTWGEPDEKMPAGTLYFGEKQIGFTDNRSNKPRLANQEAMREFKAAGYPEEVYPRVKGGPFAEWLRAIKGEGPEPGANFDFASPFTVMALLGALVMRHGGKIDWDAKTGQITNRPELNAFVKPEVRPGWEYGEVLWV, encoded by the coding sequence ATGTCCCGTTCGATGAATCGCCGTACCTTCCTGAAAGCCACCGCCGCCACCGCCGCAGGGGCGGGTGCCATCCCCAGCTTCTCAATCGGGCAACCCGGGCCCTCGGCCAATAGCAAGCTCAACATTGCCATGATTGGCGCCGGCAACATCGCGGGCATGGCGTATTGGGGCTGCAACAACGAAAACATCGTTGCCCTGGCGGACGTCGACGAGAACATGTTTCTGCAGAAGGCCGAGGAGTTTCCTCAGCTGGAAAAAGCACGCAAGTTCAAAGACTTCCGCGTGATGCTCGACGAGATGGAAAACGAGATCGATGCGGTGTGCATCAACACGCCCGACCACACCCACTTCGTCGCCACGATCGCCGCCATGGAGCGCGGGATGCACGTCATCACGCAGAAGCCGCTGACCCACAACATCTGGGAAGCGCAGACGCTCCAGAAGGCCAAGCACAAGTACGGCGTCGTCACCAACATGGCGGTGCAGGGCCACACCTACGACGGCATCCGTCAGATGCGAGAGTGGTACGAGGCCGACGTCTTCGGTCAGATCACCGAGGTGCGTTCGTTCTTCGGCGGCCCGGGTTGGCGCGAGTTCGATGGCGACCCCAACAACAACCACTACTTCATGCGCCCGGATGTCTTGCCCCCGGTGGAGCAGCCGGTCCCGTCGCACCTCGATTGGGATTTGTGGAAGGGCCCGTCGACCACCGACCTGCCTTACCACGGCGTATACCACCCCAAGGGCTGGCGCGGCTACTACCCCTTCGGCAACGGCCTGATCGGCGACTGGCTGGCGCACGTGTCTGATGCCCCGGTCTGGATCCTCGACCTCTACGACCCCGTCTCGGTCGAGCTCGAGATGGTACTCAACGGCAGCGACGTCATCGTGCCCGACGCCAACGTGGTCCGCTGGGACTTCGAACGCCGCGGCGACAAGGCCCCCTGCACGTTCTACTGGCACAATGGCTGGGGCAAGTACATGCCCGACAAGCCCGAGGAATGGACCTGGGGTGAGCCGGACGAAAAGATGCCGGCCGGGACCCTCTACTTCGGTGAGAAACAGATCGGCTTCACCGACAACCGTTCGAACAAACCTCGCCTAGCCAACCAAGAAGCGATGCGCGAGTTCAAAGCGGCCGGCTACCCCGAAGAGGTCTACCCCCGCGTCAAGGGCGGCCCGTTTGCCGAGTGGCTCCGCGCGATCAAGGGCGAAGGCCCCGAGCCCGGTGCGAACTTCGACTTTGCCTCGCCGTTCACGGTGATGGCCCTGCTCGGCGCACTGGTCATGCGGCACGGCGGCAAGATCGACTGGGACGCCAAGACCGGCCAGATCACCAACCGCCCCGAACTCAACGCCTTCGTCAAGCCCGAGGTCCGCCCGGGCTGGGAGTACGGCGAAGTCCTGTGGGTCTGA
- a CDS encoding 3-keto-disaccharide hydrolase, which translates to MKRSICVLALAIGLTGCAATPPSPESPVYEPIFDGETLDGWHIMQVPENHNYHGQPENFFVEDGAIHGVQLPNKNGALLLTDRKFADFELELEFLVDWGCDSGVFIRCTEDGKAIQILVDYISWGTVGYVYGSGIGGFMCRPLLLYEEDGQILARDNYDGVEIDKLTYSMDAETWNATFKPGEWNTLKIRCVGTAPHVTTWINGEMVMDLDGNTFAARHMRDNNKKDWDQPTTWSSEVTQEVTGNRGSIGLQVHPSGKWTRWKPDGAARYRNIRILDLGSE; encoded by the coding sequence ATGAAACGATCTATCTGCGTGCTGGCTCTGGCGATCGGGCTCACGGGTTGTGCCGCGACCCCGCCCAGCCCCGAATCCCCCGTCTACGAACCGATCTTCGACGGCGAAACCCTCGACGGCTGGCACATCATGCAGGTGCCCGAGAACCACAACTACCACGGCCAGCCGGAGAACTTCTTCGTCGAAGACGGCGCGATCCACGGCGTCCAACTTCCCAACAAGAACGGCGCCCTACTGCTCACCGACCGCAAGTTCGCCGACTTCGAACTCGAACTCGAGTTCCTGGTCGACTGGGGCTGCGACTCGGGCGTCTTCATCCGCTGCACCGAAGACGGCAAGGCCATCCAGATCCTCGTCGACTACATCAGCTGGGGCACCGTCGGCTACGTCTACGGCTCGGGCATCGGCGGCTTCATGTGCCGACCGCTTCTGCTCTACGAAGAAGACGGCCAAATCCTCGCCCGGGACAACTACGACGGCGTCGAGATCGACAAGCTCACCTACTCGATGGACGCCGAGACGTGGAACGCCACCTTCAAGCCCGGCGAGTGGAACACCCTCAAGATCCGCTGCGTCGGCACCGCGCCCCACGTCACCACTTGGATCAACGGCGAGATGGTGATGGACCTCGACGGCAACACCTTCGCCGCCCGCCACATGCGCGACAACAACAAAAAAGATTGGGACCAGCCCACCACCTGGAGCAGCGAAGTCACCCAAGAAGTTACCGGCAACCGCGGCTCGATCGGCCTGCAGGTCCACCCCTCGGGCAAATGGACCCGCTGGAAACCCGACGGCGCCGCCCGCTACCGCAACATCCGCATCCTTGATTTGGGTTCCGAGTAA
- a CDS encoding EthD domain-containing protein → MIKFVMICYRKPGTTRAEFQDYWLNQHAPLFGKFADVFGTKRYVQCHTLDSPMNDAIRASRGMAGACDGVAEVWFESEEQLMAAMSSPEGQEVGATLTADENNFIDHARSSAFIAVEHEL, encoded by the coding sequence ATGATCAAGTTTGTGATGATTTGCTACCGCAAGCCCGGCACGACGCGGGCCGAGTTTCAGGACTACTGGCTGAACCAGCACGCCCCGTTGTTCGGCAAGTTCGCCGATGTGTTCGGGACCAAGCGTTACGTGCAGTGCCACACGCTGGACTCGCCGATGAACGACGCGATCCGCGCATCACGCGGCATGGCCGGGGCCTGCGACGGCGTCGCCGAGGTGTGGTTCGAATCCGAAGAACAACTTATGGCCGCGATGAGTTCCCCCGAAGGCCAGGAGGTCGGGGCGACCCTCACCGCCGACGAAAACAACTTTATTGACCACGCCCGCTCCAGCGCGTTCATCGCGGTGGAGCATGAGTTGTGA